The following proteins come from a genomic window of Aspergillus oryzae RIB40 DNA, chromosome 4:
- a CDS encoding uncharacterized protein (predicted protein) has translation MPRPKTLPLVEEWTDPDGYVDALLSFATSSDLFRHLCGGVHNLDFLTREPDVYTSLLPEHWRAFFELHDLQDLLDLFLREDLQPLLDQSRNPATDEGNPNARQEWRGAPLPPTDLLEYLQQIRRLSLGRDFRPPQPGKPTIPKHIAVGMNVKKYHEVAHFSRYVDSLCATVDGQRGDNITHVVDFGSGQSYLGRTLASPPYNRHIVAIERKHQFINGAKDFDIFAKLQVKKKNRLYNKKAACKDCEEPERPVTIDENASSRESEDAENVTIDDSTKQDVDEEDVAMINVFRDFSIAPDEIGSAPHKNDLNKKAAAKKQESNQPRGTMDYIEHEIKDGYLEPIIKDVISPPTENSTSAEQESNGKSNNARVMVISLHSCGNLLHHGVQSLVLNPSVKAIAMIGCCYNLMTERLGPATYKLPILRTMHPRLTKDAIAYDPHGFPMSKRLEDYEHDSGRGVKLNITARSMAVQAPYNWGREDSENFFTRHFYRSLLQKVLVDRGVVEKPSIPKDLYGAESLDSSEAGNPLIVGSLRKSAFTSFPTYVRAAVVKLSRDPHNGEKVKAGMADITEEELNDYVEKYGHTRKYLGIVWSLMAYSSSLVEAIIVVDRWQFLREHDSVKDCWVEPVFDYGVSPRNLAVIGIKK, from the coding sequence ATGCCACGACCTAAAACTCTTCCACTCGTTGAAGAGTGGACTGATCCCGATGGCTACGTCGACGCCCTCCTGTCCTTCGCTACCTCGTCCGACCTCTTCCGCCACCTTTGCGGTGGCGTGCATAACTTAGACTTTCTGACGCGCGAACCGGATGTCTATACGTCGCTTCTTCCGGAGCATTGGCGAGCGTTCTTTGAactccatgatcttcaggaCCTCCTCGACTTATTTCTGAGGGAGGATCTCCAACCCCTCCTAGATCAGAGCAGGAATCCAGCGACAGATGAAGGCAACCCAAATGCACGGCAGGAATGGAGGGGAGCTCCCTTACCTCCGACAGATCTCTTAGAGTACCTCCAACAGATCCGACGGCTTAGTTTGGGCAGAGATTTCCGGCCCCCACAACCTGGGAAACCAACGATACCGAAACACATCGCAGTGGGGATGAATGTCAAGAAGTACCATGAGGTAGCACACTTTTCGAGATATGTCGATTCCCTGTGCGCCACCGTGGATGGGCAGCGGGGCGACAACATAACCCACGTTGTGGACTTTGGGTCGGGTCAAAGCTATCTTGGGCGCACGCTCGCTAGCCCCCCATACAATCGGCACATTGTTGctattgaaagaaaacatcaaTTCATCAATGGCGCGAAGGATTTTGATATCTTTGCGAAACTGCAggtgaagaaaaagaatagacTATATAATAAGAAGGCCGCCTGTAAAGATTGCGAGGAACCAGAGAGGCCTGTGACGATAGACGAGAATGCATCTTCCCGGGAGTCAGAAGACGCGGAGAACGTAACAATCGACGATAGCACAAAGCAAGACgtggacgaggaggatgttgccaTGATAAACGTCTTCCGAGACTTTAGTATCGCGCCGGATGAGATTGGCTCGGCTCCGCATAAGAACGATCTTAATAAGAAAGCGGCGGCTAAGAAACAGGAGTCCAATCAGCCAAGAGGCACGATGGATTATATTGAACACGAAATTAAGGATGGGTATCTGGAGCCTATTATAAAGGACGTGATTTCGCCGCCCACCGAGAACTCAACGAGCGCCGAGCAGGAAAGCAATGGAAAGTCGAATAATGCCCGTGTTATGGTTATTTCCTTACATTCTTGCGGAAATCTGCTTCATCATGGTGTTCAGTCTTTGGTCCTGAACCCGTCCGTGAAAGCTATTGCCATGATTGGTTGCTGCTATAACCTGATGACCGAAAGACTCGGCCCTGCTACATACAAACTTCCTATTCTTCGAACCATGCACCCTCGTCTGACCAAGGATGCCATCGCGTATGATCCACACGGCTTTCCGATGTCGAAACGTCTGGAAGACTACGAGCATGACAGTGGAAGAGGTGTAAAGCTGAACATTACCGCAAGGTCGATGGCTGTTCAGGCGCCCTACAACTGGGGCAGGGAAGACAGCGAGAATTTCTTCACCCGGCACTTCTATCGGTCCCTCCTCCAGAAAGTCCTGGTAGACCGTGGGGTTGTGGAGAAGCCTTCCATCCCGAAAGATTTGTACGGCGCGGAGTCTTTGGATTCCAGTGAGGCTGGAAACCCTCTCATTGTCGGCTCCTTGCGAAAGTCCGCATTCACATCCTTTCCTACATATGTTCGCGCTGCCGTGGTGAAGCTCAGCCGGGATCCTCATAACGGCGAGAAGGTGAAAGCAGGCATGGCCGATATCACCGAGGAAGAGCTAAATGACTACGTGGAAAAGTACGGGCACACAAGGAAGTACCTCGGCATAGTGTGGAGCTTGATGGCCTATAGTTCATCTTTGGTTGAGGCCATTATCGTGGTTGACCGATGGCAATTCCTGCGTGAACACGACAGTGTCAAGGACTGCTGGGTTGAGCCCGTGTTCGATTATGGCGTAAGCCCAAGGAATCTGGCTGTCATCGGTATTAAAAAGTGA
- a CDS encoding NmrA family NAD(P)-binding protein (predicted protein), translating into MNHNLLQIFCRTFFIGLSRLSTCVLFYPAISSLPSNNRRRGFPKVAFAYYGTSVSPRFISPSSPSRPLLFSVSPRMTQQKTIAVVNATGRQAASLIRVASAVGHHVRAQVHSLKGIIAEELESLLNVTLFQGPLLNNIPLMDTLFQGANLAFINTTSQSGDEVAIGRALADAAKRAGTIQHYIYSSMPDHSVYGPWLPVPLWAPKFTVENYIRQLGLPATFVYAGIYNNNFTSLPYPLFQMELMPDGSFEWHAPFDPDTPLPWLDAEHDVGPALLQIFKDGPKKWHGHRIALTFETLSPNQVCAAFSRALNRPCHYVHVPRVEVKVNIPPGYREQLEAIEEVFGRCNAPYFPQPEFSRPAAGSPKGLGPANGKGAGAGMMQGPGGVVSLRVTDEARHLWEGWRDMEEYAREVFPVEEEANGLDWML; encoded by the exons ATGAACCACA ACTTACTCCAGATTTTCTGTCGGACCTTCTTCATTGGCCTCTCGCGTCTTTCTACCTGCGTCCTTTTCTACCCCGcaatatcttctcttccttcaaaCAACCGTCGGAGGGGTTTTCCCAAAGTCGCTTTCGCATACTACGGCACCTCCGTCTCCCCGCGCTTCatctccccctcttctccttctcgccccctccttttctcaGTATCGCCCCGAATGACACAACAGAAGACCATTGCCGTCGTCAACGCGACGGGTCGCCAGGCCGCTTCCCTCATCCGCGTCGCTTCCGCTGTCGGCCATCATGTACGAGCTCAGGTTCATTCGCTTAAAGGCATCATTGCAGAGGAGCTGGAGAGTCTACTAAATGTCACCCTTTTCCAAGGTCCTTTGCTCAACAATATCCCTCTGATGGACACTCTCTTTCAAGGGGCCAACCTGGCTTTCATCAACACGACGTCACAATCAGGCGATGAGGTCGCAATCGGACGTGCGCTCGCTGATGCGGCCAAGCGCGCTGGAACCATTCAACACTATATCTACAGCAGCATGCCAGACCACTCGGTTTATGGACCATGGCTGCCCGTACCGTTATGGGCCCCCAAGTTCACCGTCGAGAATTATATCCGGCAACTCGGACTTCCCGCAACCTTTGTCTACGCCGGAATCTACAACAATAACTTCACCAGTCTACCATACCCGCTTTTCCAAATGGAACTCATGCCCGATGGGAGCTTTGAATGGCATGCGCCATTCGACCCGGACACTCCGTTGCCATGGTTGGATGCGGAGCATGATGTTGGCCCGGCTCTGCTACAGATTTTCAAGGATGGTCCCAAGAAATGGCACGGTCACCG GATTGCCCTGACATTCGAAACCCTCTCCCCCAACCAAGTGTGCGCAGCATTCTCGCGAGCCTTAAATCGCCCGTGCCACTACGTTCATGTGCCCAGGGTCGAGGTCAAAGTAAATATCCCGCCTGGATACCGAGAACAGTTGGAGGCGATCGAGGAGGTCTTTGGTCGGTGCAATGCGCCTTACTTCCCGCAGCCCGAATTCTCCCGTCCTGCCGCGGGCTCCCCTAAGGGCTTGGGCCCGGCCAATGGGAAAGGCGCCGGCGCCGGCATGATGCAGGGTCCCGGAGGGGTCGTATCGCTGAGAGTCACCGATGAGGCTCGGCACCTGTGGGAGGGTTGGCGCGATATGGAAGAATATGCGCGTGAGGTCTTTCcggtcgaggaggaggccaACGGATTGGACTGGATGCTGTAA
- a CDS encoding SNARE domain protein (predicted protein): protein MDHADPFLHVQADVLATLQTAKPLFSSYLRIRSLAKSPSNPELQQARSELETTLTELTTDLDDLVESVRAIEQDPYRYGLELEEVQRRRKLVEDVGGEIEQMREELQKAVTSSAATGSARLDAPTGSSPSGLPNPSDFDNVLSPSADDRGDDYYAALEQQRQMELMHEQDEQLDGVFRTVGNLRQQADDMGRELEEQAVMIGEVDTLADRVGGKLQSGVSKIKYIVRKNEDTMSSFCIAVLIFVLVLLLILVIAL, encoded by the exons ATGGATCACGCCGATCCGTTCCTCCATGTTCAAGC AGACGTCCTTGCGACGCTGCAAACAGCAAAACCTCTCTTCTCATCATATCTACGCATCAGGTCTCTCGCCAAATCCCCATCCAATCCCGAGCTTCAACAGGCACGCTCGGAGCTGGAGACGACGCTGACCGAACTGACTACGGACTTGGATGACCTTGTGGAGAGTGTCCGTGCAATCGAACAAGATCCATACCGTTATGGCTTGGAGTTGGAAGAGGTTCAGCGTCGGCGAAAGTTGGTGGAAGATGTCGGCGGGGAGATCGAGCAAATGAGAGAGGAATTGCAAAAAGCCGTTACTAGTTCAGCGGCGACTGGCAGTGCTAGATTGGATGCGCCCACTGGCAGTTCGCCTTCGGGTCTACCCAATCCATCCGACTTTGATAATGTCCTCTCCCCGTCGGCGGATGATAGAGGAGATGATTACTATGCCGCTCTCGAACAGCAACGGCAAATGGAACTGATGCACGAGCAAGATGAACAGTTAGATGGCGTCTTCCGCACTGTTGGCAACTTGCGGCAGCAGGCCGACGATATGGGGAGGGAACTAGAGGAGCAAGCGGTCATGATAGGAGAGGTTGATACATTGGCCGACCGCGTCGGGGGTAAATTACAGAGTGGAGTGTCAAAGATCAAATACATCGTGAGAAAGAACGAAG ATACAATGTCCTCGTTTTGCATTGCCGTTCTCATTTTCGTGCTTGTCCTATTACTAATCCTGGTCATCGCCCTGTAA
- a CDS encoding histone chaperone napB (predicted protein) yields the protein MSTDFGASLLDRLQGSEPTEAQLKKMSFLEEKRSRIDVDCLRDSTLKMHDWYNERDAFVNGNDEIKENFWVRVFANAPSEIDQYIMTPDAAALGSTLTNLKVERFELNEQGQGEPRSIRLTFEFRTGEENPFFENEKLVKELYWRRRSVKNADGKTKSWEGLVSEPVRIQWKKDMDLTKGLLDAACDLAEAEKGGKDRKKLPELEKLKNKIVELETTADQEEDEDEDFPLSPAGASFFAFFGYRGNDVSAEESKVATKQADERFAKLSKGETVEDEEEEEDEEFEDIEVFPDGEQLAIAIADDLWPHALELFNRDEGMDIEELEGDVDDEDEDDGDDEEDARPKKKTKV from the exons ATGTCCACCGACTTTGGAGCTTCGTTGCTTGATCGCCTCCAGGGATCCGAGCCCACTGAGGCgcaattgaagaagatgtctTTCCTCGAAGAGAAGCGCTCTCGCATTGACGTCGACTGCC TTCGCGACAGCACCCTGAAGATGCATGATTGGTACAACGAGCGCGATGCTTTCGTCAACGGAAACGATGAAATCAAGGAGAACTTCTGGGTTCGCGTCTTCGCCAATGCCCCTAGCGAGATCGACCAGTACATCATGACCCCTGATGCGGCGGCTCTGGGATCTACCCTCACGAACCTGAAGGTGGAACGATTCGAGCTTAATGAGCAGGGCCAGGGTGAGCCCCGCAGCATTCGCTTAACCTTCGAATTCCGTACTGGCGAGGAAAACCCATTCTTCGAGAACGAGAAGCTCGTCAAGGAGCTCTACTGGCGCAGGAGGTCCGTCAAGAATGCTGATGGCAAGACCAAGTCCTGGGAGGGCCTTGTCTCCGAGCCGGTTCGCATTCAGTGGAAGAAGGACATGGATCTCACTAAGGGCTTGCTCGATGCGGCTTGCGACCTggccgaggccgagaagggTGGAAAGGACCGCAAGAAGCTCccggagttggagaagctgaagaacaagattgTTGAGCTGGAGACCACTGCTGaccaggaggaggatgaggatgaggattTCCCCCTCAGCCCCGCAGGCGCaagcttcttcgccttcttcggctACCGGGGTAACGATGTATCTGCAGAGGAGTCGAAGGTCGCTACTAAGCAGGCTGACGAGCGCTTTGCCAAGTTGTCTAAAGGAGAGACagtcgaggatgaggaggaagaggaggacgaagaatTCGAAGACATTGAGGTCTTCCCAGACGGAGAGCAGCTTGCTATCGCCATTGCCGACGATTTGTGGCCCCATGCTCTCGAACTTTTCA ATCGCGATGAGGGGATGGATATCGAGGAACTCGAGGGTGAcgttgatgacgaagatgaggatgacggagacgacgaggaagacgcacgccccaagaagaagaccaaggtgTAA
- a CDS encoding putative choline transport protein Ctr (amino acid transporters), producing MADFDIEKKPNVNPASKSENASGADDSDALRLAEMGYTQDLQRNFSILSLIGIAFCMSNSWFGISASLITGISSGGTVLIVYGLIWIGFISTCVGASLSELASSMPNAGGQYFWANELAPKKYARFASYFTGWFGYAGAVFACASVALSLGSAGVGMWQLGHPEFVPEPWHTVVAYQLINFFCYLFNCWGKTLPAVAKVTLYISLLSFFVILVTVPACAKTHASGAYVFGHFVNSTGWKSDGMAFIVGLINPNWIFACLDSATHLAEEVPQPEKNIPIAIMATVGIGFVTAWFYCISMFFSLNDLDKLLNTATGVPILELYYQALDNVPGAIVLETLLLVTGMGCLIACHTWQSRLCWAFARDRGMPGHKWLSQVNHTLDVPLNAHNASCFLVGVLGLLYLGSSTAFNSMVTACITLLYISYSCPIVCLWYRGRDNIKHGPFWLGKWGAFANIVTILWTIFCLVMYSFPSTMPVNTGNMNYVSAVYGVVIFIVLCDWFARGRRVYKGSVSAVEGHGASEDSE from the exons ATGGCCGACTTCGACATAGAAAAGAAGCCGAATGTGAATCCGGCATCGAAGAGTGAGAATGCGTCAGGAGCTGATGATTCCGACGCCCTCAGGTTGGCTGAGATGGGATACACACAGGATTTGCAGCGCAATTTCTCAATACTCTCGCTTATTGGTATTGCGTTTTGTATGTCCAATTCCTGGTTCGGTATTTCTGCATCCTTGATCACTGGTATCAGTTCTGGAGGCACCGTCCTTATCGTTTACGGGCTGATCTGGATCGGCTTCATTTCAACCTGTGTGGGGGCCTCGCTTTCCGAACTGGCCAGTTCCATGCCCAATGCTGGTGGTCAATATTTCTGGGCCAATGAACTTGCGCCTAAGAAATACGCACGATTCGCATCCTATTTCACCGGCTGGTTTGGGTATGCTGGTGCCGTTTTTGCCTGTGCTAGTGTCGCGCTCAGTCTTGGGTCCGCTGGAGTAGGAATGTGGCAACTTGGCCATCCCGAATT TGTTCCGGAGCCATGGCATACTGTGGTTGCTTATCAACTCATTAACTTCTTCTGTTATCTCTTCAACTGCTGGGGTAAAACGCTGCCTGCAGTTGCAAAGGTCACCCTTTACATCTCTCTACTATCCTTCTTCGTGATTTTGGTTACGGTGCCCGCCTGTGCCAAGACTCATGCTAGTGGAGCATATGTGTTTGGTCATTTCGTCAATTCCACTGGATGGAAGTCGGACGGTATGGCTTTTATTGTTGGGCTGATCAACCCCAACTGGATCTTTGCCTGTTTGGACTCTGCGACCCACCTTGCGGAGGAGGTACCACAGCCTGAGAAAAACATCCCCATCGCCATTATGGCCACGGTTGGCATTGGCTTTGTCACCGCTTGGTTCTACTGTATCTCCATGTTCTTCAGTCTGAATGATCTGGACAAGCTCTTGAACACAGCCACTGGTGTGCCCATCTTGGAGCTTTACTACCAAGCGCTTGACAATGTGCCCGGTGCCATCGTGTTGGAGACATTGCTGCTCGTCACCGGAATGGGATGTCTGATTGCGTGCCACACTTGGCAGTCTCGCCTCTGCTGGGCTTTTGCTCGTGACCGTGGTATGCCTGGACACAAGTGGCTTTCTCAGGTCAACCACACTCTCGATGTGCCCCTGAACGCCCACAACGCCAGCTGCTTCCTCGTTGGTGTTCTCGGACTGCTCTATCTTGGCTCCTCTACCGCTTTCAACAGTATGGTGACCGCCTGTATCACCCTTCTGTACATTTCGTACTCCTGCCCCATCGTGTGCCTCTGGTATCGCGGTCGCGACAACATTAAGCACGGTCCCTTCTGGCTTGGAAAGTGGGGTGCCTTCGCCAACATTGTCACCATCCTATGGACCATCTTCTGTCTTGTTATGTACTCCTTCCCATCAACTATGCCGGTGAACACAGGCA ACATGAACTATGTCTCGGCCGTATATGGTGTTGTGATTTTCATTGTTCTTTGCGATTGGTTCGCTCGCGGCCGACGCGTATACAAGGGCAGTGTCAGCGCCGTTGAAGGCCATGGCGCGTCCGAGGACTCTGAGTAA
- a CDS encoding putative lysophospholipase (asparaginase), producing MATIDDIIPEMIERQLEPQLPEARVLIIMTGGTICMRPSPSGFIPARGFQEQCLARVPTFNDGSPSTMMDVVVDNTGQIKGHQSLRTPQTAYGRRVRYTVFEFEELLDSSSIDAKGWAEIARTVERNYTLFDAFVILHGTDSLAYTSSALSFMLQNLGKTVILTGSQAPMLELQNDATDNLLGSLVVAGHFMIPEVCLYFNNRLFRGNRSSKVAASDFAAFDSPNCTPLAVTTSMRTNVNWELVNRPKGIEHFSIQTHLDTTHVACLRIFPGIKPEMIDAVLRLDGLRGLVLETFGAGNAPHGQDNALIKVLADAIKRGIVIVNVTQCLTGSVSPVYATGMSLSRAGVVAGLDLTTEAALTKLAYLLGLPDATPESVARDMSKSLRGELTEVSQPVFRHPDGALTERVQALTILGYAIAQGDLTRVEEILKLENHYLLNDADYSGNTPMHLAATSPSLSILRFLLMQGGSVHIRNRNNRTPLFLAANAGLSEHVMLLRKSGAHLHSDERTAAQLLARRRPGVWGLAGIGPREVSDREMEEVGEERLAERVMAGSAP from the exons ATGGCAACCATAGACGATATCATTCCTGAGATGATTGAACGACAGTTAGAACCTCAGCTCCCTGAGGCGAGGGTCCTTATCATTATGACCGGAGGTACCATATGTATGCGACCGTCACCATCAGGGTTTATACCGGCGCGAGGGTTCCAAGAGCAATGCCTGGCCCGGGTGCCTACTTTCAATGATGGTTCTCCTTCGACCatgatggatgttgttgtcgATAACACAGGCCAGATCAAGGGCCATCAGAGTCTACGGACACCACAGACTGCATACGGCCGCCGAGTAAGATATACGGTATTTGAGTTTGAGGAGCTGCTGGACAGCAGTTCTATTGATGCCAAAGGCTGGGCAGAAATTGCACGGACCGTCGAGAGGAACTACACACTTTTTGACGCATTCGTCATCCTTCACGGTACAGATAGTCTAGCATACACTAGCTCTGCACTCAGCTTCATGCTGCAAAATCTGGGGAAAACCGTAATCCTCACGGGATCCCAGGCTCCGATGTTGGAGCTTCAGAATGACGCGACAGATAACCTTCTTGGGTCCCTGGTTGTGGCTGGCCACTTCATGATTCCCGAAGTGTGTCTGTACTTCAACAACCGACTATTCCGTGGTAACCGGTCGAGCAAGGTTGCGGCAAGTGACTTCGCTGCATTTGATTCTCCGAATTGCACACCGTTGGCTGTGACCACTTCCATGCGCACTAACGTCAACTGGGAGTTGGTGAATCGGCCAAAGGGCATCGAGCATTTCAGCATTCAGACACATCTAGATACTACCCATGTCGCCTGTCTTCGTATATTCCCTGGTATCAAGCCAGAAATGATTGATGCCGTGTTGAGACTAGACGGACTCCGTGGTTTAGTGTTAGAGACCTTTGGAGCTGGTAACGCACCACACGGTCAAGATAACGCTTTGATTAAAGTGCTTGCGGATGCCATCAAGCGAGGGATTGTGATTGTTAACGTTACTCAAT GTTTGACTGGCAGCGTTAGCCCGGTATATGCCACCGGTATGAGCTTGTCTCGGGCTGGTGTTGTCGCAGGTCTCGACTTAACTACGGAAGCCGCCCTAACAAAACTGGCGTATCTCCTTGGTCTACCAGACGCAACCCCGGAGTCCGTGGCACGGGACATGTCGAAATCACTCCGAGGAGAATTGACGGAGGTTTCGCAGCCCGTATTCCGTCATCCAGACGGCGCTCTCACCGAGCGTGTCCAGGCACTTACCATTTTGGGCTATGCCATCGCCCAGGGAGATCTCACACGTGTCGAAGAGATCCTGAAGCTGGAAAATCACTACCTTTTGAACGATGCCGATTACTCCGGCAATACTCCGATG CATCTGGCCGCGACATCGCCATCACTCTCCATCCTGCGCTTCCTACTGATGCAGGGTGGTTCCGTCCACATTCGGAATCGCAACAACCGCACACCACTGTTCCTGGCGGCCAACGCAGGCTTATCGGAGCATGTTATGTTGTTGCGCAAGTCGGGCGCCCATTTGCACTCGGATGAACGGACTGCGGCACAATTGCTCGCGCGACGCAGACCGGGAGTCTGGGGATTGGCGGGGATTGGACCGCGGGAGGTCAGTGACCgtgagatggaagaagtaggAGAGGAGCGACTGGCGGAGCGAGTGATGGCCGGATCGGCACCGTGA
- a CDS encoding putative C6 transcription factor (predicted protein), with protein MRSNWLSTENPSTVLLGFFPFITADSLFERCRQVYFATEEYSDATFIVVNACLVYLFSEFSFSESETSKREIYDKYHDLCRVNLETGLANLSLLTPATMESIEALSMGAIHAIEISKPSLALALTSTAFRLCQTLGYHRASSMENDSYTVKQNKRRLFWSVYVTEKALSLRLGRASSIQDYDISLPTTFELLGDFEPWRTIYPLWINLARIQGKVYEMLYSPAALRKPADERASYARQLAAEMQMNVEEPFKAEAGDVRWNGPVPVPGPIPQGLAEGAEGQGFQNTMPPTTLGSWFSGNQHMMGLLEEDLSLFDPSAWS; from the exons ATGAGATCTAACTGGTTATCAACAGAGAATCCTTCAACTGTCTTACTAGggtttttcccttttataACAGCCGACAGCCTTTTTGAGAGGTGCCGCCAGGTGTACTTCGCCACCGAGGAATACTCTGATGCTACGTTCATTGTGGTGAATGCATGCCTCGTATATCTTTTTAGTGAATTTAGCTTCTCAGAAAGTGAAACCTCAAAGCGAGAAATATATGATAAATATCACGACCTCTGTCGTGTTAACCTTGAGACAGGTCTAGCGAACCTGAGTCTTTTGACGCCTGCAACAATGGAGTCAATAGAAGCCCTCAGCATGGGA GCTATTCACGCAATCGAAATTTCGAAGCCCTCCTTGGCGTTAGCGTTGACTTCAACCGCATTTCGGCTGTGCCAGACGCTCGGTTATCATCGGGCCTCATCAATGGAGAACGACAGTTACACCGTGAAGCAAAACAAGCGCCGTTTATTTTGGTCAGTTTATGTCACAGAGAAAGCCCTTTCGCTGCGGCTAGGCCGTGCATCATCCATACAGGATTATGATATTTCATTACCCACCACATTTGAACTTCTTGGAGATTTTGAGCCGTGGAGAACTATCTATCCGCTATGGATTAATCTAGCCAGAATCCAGGGTAAGGTGTATGAGATGCTCTATAGCCCTGCAGCCCTGCGTAAGCCTGCAGACGAAAGGGCGTCATATGCCCGTCAATTGGCAGCAGAGATGCAAATGAACGTTGAAGAACCATTCAAG GCCGAAGCCGGTGATGTTCGATGGAATGGACCTGTTCCTGTGCCGGGACCTATCCCCCAAGGTTTGGCCGAAGGAGCCGAAGGACAAGGATTCCAGAACACTATGCCTCCGACTACATTAGGCAGCTGGTTCTCGGGTAACCAACATATGATGGGACTTTTAGAGGAGGATCTATCGCTTTTTGATCCTTCTGCGTGGTCATGA
- a CDS encoding uncharacterized protein (predicted protein): MNYHAEQRLVQRLERGLYVLFHMADIARDTYKTKQKINPLVPDVTGRLLVLTRMLEEYHEIPRNKRRLMSFQEYASHAYTVLKWGYREVDIGRRRLKFRGYLDEQTEVDFHVTLRMLRELMERMLLRHGPKVWHRDARNEYSMISWFLLKQSPQSLAKLLLSPQDECCGLEEKASESGLRKCQFSDPLDNYWKAWKNVPGLGCQACDCKRRVRSWSVKPALIDDQGRQYNRAAEKYLKDMWTQRHAGLHQVFTMGYFNIVL, from the coding sequence ATGAACTATCATGCAGAACAACGGCTCGTTCAACGACTAGAGCGAGGGCTGTACGTGCTTTTCCACATGGCCGATATTGCTCGTGACACATacaaaacaaagcaaaagatAAACCCTCTGGTTCCGGACGTTACCGGGCGCCTATTGGTGCTTACTAGGATGCTGGAAGAGTACCACGAGATCCCGCGAAACAAGCGTCGCCTGATGTCCTTTCAAGAGTATGCCAGCCACGCTTATACAGTCTTAAAGTGGGGCTATAGAGAAGTAGATATCGGCAGGAGGCGGCTCAAATTCAGAGGTTACCTTGATGAGCAGACAGAGGTCGACTTCCACGTCACACTTCGAATGCTGCGGGAGCTTATGGAGAGGATGCTACTCCGACATGGTCCCAAAGTGTGGCATCGGGATGCGAGGAATGAATACAGCATGATCTCATGGTTTCTGCTGAAGCAATCGCCACAATCCCTAGCAAAGCTCCTCCTGAGCCCTCAGGATGAGTGCTGTGGTCTGGAGGAGAAAGCTTCGGAATCCGGCCTAAGAAAATGTCAATTCTCAGACCCACTCGATAATTACTGGAAAGCCTGGAAGAATGTCCCAGGCTTGGGCTGTCAAGCCTGTGACTGCAAGCGACGAGTGAGAAGCTGGAGTGTGAAACCAGCACTGATTGATGATCAAGGCCGACAATATAACCGCGCTGCGGAGAAGTATTTGAAAGACATGTGGACTCAGAGACACGCCGGTCTTCACCAAGTGTTTACGATGGGCTATTTCAACATTGTTTTATAA